The proteins below are encoded in one region of Bosea sp. BIWAKO-01:
- a CDS encoding chemotaxis protein CheA, whose translation MDELLAQFVIEARELTQQAAEDLLAIEREPGDRARLESAFRAVHTLKGSVGLFDLAPMQSVLHSAEDILGRAMHEGTELDPDRLDPLVTIIEWIDQCVMNLDLSGTLHAGATGEAVALAQSVAQGGAAPASAPLSVLPGSSPQWARDLFALDAGSGKSGLVALRYSPSPDCFFNGDDPAALMAAVPGVRFARLSAREPWPDADAFDPFRSNLVFEAVSEASRSEIEAIFRLIPDQVAIVAQPGPSPTSRQEVSSGQQIARTVRVEAERIDGIMAIVGELITAKNGMSALVSQAQAIDGGMALARSLAGAQQGFDRLVGQLQRAANGIRMVPVGETLRRLPRLVREISGQTGKPLEIDVSGGETEADKGIVDGLYDPLLHLIRNAVDHGIEEPDARSTAGKPLRGRISVSARQTGYHLELRIADDGRGIDPDLVLATAVARGLVDREEAGQLSSEQILELLFRPGFSTASAVTEISGRGIGMDAVRATVRRLNGTVRLSSEPGRGTTATLILPTQFALTRVIIVDVAGEQYGIPMDVVAETARVPSSAIVTVRSGEAFVHRNRTIPVLRLGDVVGRPAPQRPDELVLIVEFAFLAIGLVVDRVGERFETVLRPPVGLMKVVPGIAGTTVLGDGRVVMVLDPEALAA comes from the coding sequence GTGGACGAACTGCTGGCCCAATTCGTGATCGAGGCGCGCGAGCTGACGCAGCAGGCGGCTGAAGATCTGCTGGCGATCGAACGCGAGCCCGGCGACCGTGCGCGGCTCGAGAGCGCATTCCGGGCTGTGCATACGCTGAAAGGATCGGTCGGCCTGTTCGATCTCGCTCCCATGCAGTCCGTACTGCATTCCGCCGAGGATATCCTGGGCCGAGCGATGCACGAGGGCACGGAGCTCGATCCGGACCGTCTCGATCCGCTTGTGACGATCATCGAATGGATCGATCAATGCGTCATGAACCTGGACCTCTCCGGCACCCTGCATGCAGGCGCTACCGGTGAGGCGGTCGCACTTGCGCAGTCCGTCGCGCAGGGCGGCGCTGCGCCTGCGAGCGCGCCGCTTTCGGTCCTGCCGGGATCGTCCCCGCAATGGGCCCGCGATCTTTTTGCGTTGGATGCAGGCTCCGGCAAGAGCGGCCTCGTCGCGCTGCGCTATTCGCCGAGCCCGGACTGTTTTTTCAATGGCGACGATCCCGCCGCATTGATGGCGGCGGTGCCGGGCGTCAGATTTGCCCGGCTGTCGGCGCGGGAACCATGGCCCGATGCCGATGCGTTCGACCCTTTCCGTTCGAATCTCGTGTTCGAGGCGGTGTCGGAGGCAAGCCGGTCCGAGATCGAGGCGATCTTCCGGCTCATCCCCGATCAGGTCGCGATCGTCGCGCAGCCGGGTCCGTCTCCCACTTCGCGCCAGGAGGTTTCTTCCGGCCAGCAGATCGCACGGACAGTGCGGGTCGAGGCAGAGCGTATCGACGGCATCATGGCGATCGTCGGCGAATTGATCACCGCCAAGAACGGCATGTCGGCTCTAGTGTCGCAGGCGCAGGCGATCGATGGCGGCATGGCCCTGGCGCGCAGCCTGGCTGGAGCCCAGCAGGGGTTCGACCGTCTCGTCGGGCAGCTCCAGCGTGCCGCCAACGGGATCCGCATGGTGCCGGTCGGCGAGACGCTGAGGCGCCTGCCACGGCTCGTCCGGGAGATCTCGGGCCAAACCGGCAAGCCGCTGGAGATCGATGTCAGCGGCGGCGAGACGGAAGCCGACAAGGGGATCGTCGATGGTCTCTACGACCCGCTGCTTCATCTCATCCGCAATGCCGTCGACCATGGCATCGAGGAACCGGACGCCCGGAGCACGGCTGGAAAACCGCTTCGTGGTCGCATTTCGGTCTCTGCCCGGCAGACGGGCTACCATCTCGAACTTCGGATCGCGGATGACGGGAGGGGGATCGACCCCGACCTCGTGCTTGCCACGGCCGTGGCGCGCGGCCTCGTCGATCGCGAAGAGGCTGGGCAACTCTCGTCGGAGCAGATCCTGGAACTGCTTTTTAGGCCGGGTTTCTCGACGGCATCAGCGGTGACGGAGATTTCGGGGCGTGGCATCGGGATGGATGCCGTCCGTGCCACCGTGCGTCGCCTCAACGGGACGGTCCGTCTCAGCAGCGAGCCGGGCCGCGGAACCACGGCAACCCTGATCCTGCCGACGCAGTTCGCATTGACGCGCGTCATCATCGTGGATGTGGCCGGCGAACAATACGGCATCCCGATGGATGTGGTCGCGGAGACGGCACGCGTGCCGTCGAGCGCGATAGTGACCGTTCGGTCGGGCGAGGCGTTCGTGCATCGCAATCGCACGATCCCCGTCCTGCGGCTCGGCGATGTCGTCGGCCGCCCGGCGCCGCAGCGACCCGACGAGCTTGTGCTCATCGTCGAATTCGCGTTCTTGGCCATCGGCTTGGTGGTCGACCGCGTGGGCGAGCGCTTCGAGACGGTGCTGAGGCCGCCGGTCGGGCTGATGAAGGTCGTTCCGGGCATCGCCGGCACGACAGTCCTGGGCGACGGCAGGGTCGTCATGGTGCTCGACCCCGAGGCTTTGGCAGCATGA
- a CDS encoding protein-glutamate O-methyltransferase CheR has protein sequence MPHYLSAGDLVRLCEFLYRRTGMLFGEAKRYYIDRRVAERVAATNSPSFARYFEFLLGSATEAEHLINSFTVNETYFYREEHQLRCLSRSLLPDRMAEKRPGDRIRIWSVPCSTGEEPYSIAIWLLENWALVDAYHVEIVGSDIDSLVLRDAVFAEYGKRSVSRLSRDLRHRYFEDLGEERWRLIPDLQESVSFSTVNLVDRDSVAAKGRFDIVFCRNVLIYFDDESRRRTVENLYDALLPGGYICLGHTESMSRISDRFEVARFEDAIVYRRMRGS, from the coding sequence ATGCCGCATTATCTCTCGGCCGGCGACCTGGTGCGCCTCTGCGAGTTCCTGTACCGGCGCACGGGCATGCTGTTTGGCGAGGCCAAGCGCTACTATATCGATCGCCGCGTCGCCGAACGTGTCGCCGCAACGAACTCGCCCTCGTTCGCCCGCTATTTCGAGTTCCTGCTCGGCAGTGCCACCGAGGCCGAGCACCTGATCAACAGCTTCACCGTCAACGAGACCTATTTCTATCGCGAGGAGCATCAGCTGCGCTGTCTGAGCCGGTCGCTGTTGCCCGACAGGATGGCTGAAAAGCGGCCGGGCGACCGCATCCGGATCTGGTCGGTGCCGTGCTCGACCGGCGAGGAACCTTACTCGATCGCGATCTGGCTGCTCGAGAACTGGGCGCTGGTCGATGCCTATCATGTCGAGATCGTCGGCTCGGATATCGACAGCCTCGTCCTGCGCGACGCCGTCTTCGCCGAATACGGCAAGCGTTCGGTATCGCGCCTTTCCCGCGATCTGCGCCATCGGTATTTCGAGGATCTCGGCGAGGAGCGCTGGCGGCTGATCCCCGATCTCCAGGAATCGGTGAGCTTCAGCACCGTGAACCTGGTCGATCGCGACAGCGTCGCCGCCAAGGGGCGCTTCGACATCGTCTTCTGCCGAAACGTCCTGATCTATTTCGACGACGAGTCGCGGCGCCGCACGGTCGAGAATCTTTATGACGCGTTGCTGCCGGGCGGGTACATTTGCCTTGGACATACGGAATCCATGAGCCGGATCTCCGACCGGTTCGAGGTGGCCCGGTTCGAGGACGCAATCGTCTACCGGCGGATGCGGGGTAGCTAG
- the cheB gene encoding chemotaxis-specific protein-glutamate methyltransferase CheB, with product MIRVLVVDDSALMRRFLGRIFEAEADFEVASAKDGLEALDLIGRFRPHVVTLDVEMPNLGGLECLDRIMVEHPCPVVMVSGLTQRGAEATLRALDMGAVDFIVKPQGTISLHAEELAPLIVERVRAAAATTIRRSRRLAERLKFRAGSQPPRPQPSRRRKATPLAPAGRPADSLVLVGVSTGGPPALDAVLSTLPHDFGWPVLIAQHMPASFTGPLSRRLDRLCALDVTEVTRPTVIAAGTVYIGKGDADLVISRRGGELVALPAPSDPGHRWHPSVDRLVRTALDHVPAENLIGLLMTGMGNDGAAAMTALRAAGGHTIAEAESTAVVWGMPGELVGLGGATDVVPLPEIGQRLKDISPWH from the coding sequence GTGATACGCGTCCTGGTGGTGGATGATTCAGCGCTGATGCGGCGCTTCCTCGGCAGGATTTTCGAGGCCGAGGCGGATTTCGAGGTCGCGTCCGCCAAGGACGGTCTCGAGGCTCTCGACCTGATCGGGCGCTTTCGCCCGCATGTCGTAACGCTTGATGTCGAGATGCCGAATCTGGGCGGGCTCGAATGTCTCGATCGCATCATGGTCGAGCATCCCTGTCCGGTCGTGATGGTCTCCGGGCTGACGCAGCGCGGCGCCGAAGCGACCTTGCGGGCACTGGACATGGGCGCCGTCGATTTCATCGTGAAGCCCCAGGGCACGATCTCGCTGCATGCGGAGGAATTGGCGCCCCTCATCGTCGAGCGCGTCCGGGCGGCGGCAGCGACGACGATCAGGCGAAGCCGGCGCCTTGCCGAGCGGCTGAAGTTTCGCGCCGGCTCGCAACCGCCGCGCCCGCAGCCATCGCGCCGGCGAAAGGCGACGCCGCTCGCGCCGGCCGGGCGTCCGGCGGACAGCCTCGTCCTCGTCGGCGTCTCCACCGGAGGGCCGCCTGCTCTGGATGCCGTTCTCTCGACGCTGCCCCACGATTTCGGCTGGCCGGTCCTGATCGCGCAGCACATGCCGGCCTCTTTCACCGGTCCGCTGTCGCGGCGTTTGGACAGGCTTTGCGCTCTCGACGTTACGGAAGTGACCCGGCCGACGGTGATCGCCGCGGGAACGGTCTATATCGGCAAGGGCGATGCCGACCTCGTGATCAGCCGGCGTGGCGGCGAACTCGTGGCGCTCCCGGCCCCATCCGACCCGGGCCATCGCTGGCATCCGAGCGTCGACCGCCTTGTCCGCACGGCGCTGGACCATGTCCCGGCCGAAAACCTCATTGGGCTGCTGATGACCGGCATGGGCAATGATGGCGCGGCCGCGATGACCGCCCTGCGAGCCGCGGGGGGCCATACCATCGCCGAAGCCGAGAGCACCGCGGTCGTGTGGGGGATGCCGGGCGAACTCGTCGGCCTCGGCGGTGCGACGGATGTCGTGCCGCTGCCGGAGATCGGACAGCGGCTGAAGGATATCAGCCCGTGGCATTGA
- a CDS encoding chemotaxis protein CheW, with translation MAKARKPREAQRQVSFLVSGQAYVIPAERVLEVGRRPMITRVPNAPPALAGLMNFRGAAVPAIRVSTLIDARETAASNEAKIIVYDDQHPVALLIDEILPLTAADGAAARTLDIAKLLAGSFIASAAPARPKIAVSSVRAKGQSAEAADERSLLAFTVSGQAFALPLDVVAEVAPLPAEVTGWPRSEAAVLGMLRLRGDEVLPLISIARLLCLRDIPATRHHIVVTRLGPARVGLVVDEMIGVTRVAEALIEPVPGILQRGEGDAEIDAIARSGGGNALISILSPARLFRNRAIGETISEQSQTGTDVAMHRPAAAAQRFIIFSIGDDVFGLPLEAVAEIVQLPDAIAHIPNAPAFIAGVINLRGKALPVIDQRLRFNAATGAPRRKSRVIVLTIGPIQAGFIVDQVSEIIAVPDEAIAPAPLLPGDNAQTFDRVAARGADGAMILLINPDELLQKAERDLLARFKPDAGAASTS, from the coding sequence GTGGCAAAGGCTCGCAAGCCCCGCGAGGCCCAGCGGCAAGTGTCGTTCCTGGTCTCCGGCCAGGCTTATGTCATCCCGGCCGAGCGCGTGCTGGAGGTTGGCCGCCGGCCGATGATCACGCGCGTTCCGAACGCTCCGCCTGCGCTGGCCGGCTTGATGAACTTTCGCGGGGCGGCGGTTCCCGCAATCCGCGTTTCCACGCTCATCGATGCGAGGGAGACGGCAGCCTCGAACGAGGCAAAGATCATCGTCTATGACGACCAGCACCCCGTCGCACTCCTGATCGACGAGATCCTGCCGCTGACGGCGGCCGATGGCGCGGCGGCCAGGACGCTCGATATCGCGAAGCTCCTCGCCGGCAGCTTCATCGCCAGCGCGGCGCCGGCCCGGCCGAAGATCGCCGTGAGTTCGGTACGGGCAAAAGGGCAATCGGCCGAAGCGGCCGACGAGCGCTCATTGCTGGCATTCACGGTCTCGGGTCAGGCTTTCGCTTTGCCGCTCGATGTCGTCGCCGAGGTTGCGCCGCTGCCGGCCGAGGTGACGGGGTGGCCGCGAAGCGAGGCTGCCGTGCTGGGCATGCTTCGCCTGCGCGGGGACGAGGTCCTGCCGCTGATCTCGATCGCGAGGCTTCTTTGCTTGCGCGACATCCCGGCAACGCGCCATCACATCGTGGTGACGCGGCTCGGACCGGCGCGCGTCGGGCTTGTCGTCGACGAGATGATCGGCGTCACACGCGTCGCGGAAGCGCTGATCGAACCTGTGCCGGGCATTCTCCAGCGCGGCGAGGGCGATGCCGAGATCGATGCGATTGCGCGCTCGGGCGGCGGGAATGCGCTGATCTCCATCCTTTCGCCGGCACGCCTGTTTCGCAATCGCGCGATCGGCGAGACGATCTCAGAGCAAAGTCAGACTGGAACGGACGTCGCGATGCATCGCCCCGCAGCTGCCGCGCAGAGGTTCATCATCTTCAGCATCGGCGACGACGTCTTCGGACTGCCGCTCGAAGCGGTCGCCGAGATCGTCCAGCTGCCCGATGCGATCGCGCATATACCCAACGCGCCGGCCTTTATCGCGGGCGTCATCAATCTTCGTGGCAAGGCCTTGCCGGTCATCGACCAGCGCCTGCGCTTCAATGCGGCCACTGGGGCGCCGCGCCGGAAATCGCGGGTCATCGTCCTCACCATCGGACCCATCCAGGCCGGCTTCATCGTCGACCAGGTCTCCGAGATCATCGCCGTGCCGGACGAGGCGATCGCGCCGGCGCCGCTCTTGCCCGGGGACAATGCCCAGACCTTCGATCGGGTTGCGGCGCGCGGAGCAGATGGTGCGATGATCCTGCTGATCAATCCCGACGAGCTCCTGCAGAAGGCGGAGCGCGATCTTCTCGCCCGTTTCAAACCGGATGCCGGGGCGGCGTCCACGTCGTGA
- a CDS encoding methyl-accepting chemotaxis protein — translation MALVKTTDLAKRRASPPELQPEQDKPVSRIAVARRSQQRSRARQQKAAERIGAATEQLASGMTQAAAASEQLKQSLEQIAAGAEEAAGAAQQSLTAIDTLGTTFTQARGHAETARRKTDLLQVAVLENAAQIDDAAKSIESAAARQRASVEIIGKLLSQATGIGATTQMVADISDRTNLLALNAAIEAARAGDVGRGFAVVADEVRALAETAERTAREIEEQAGTIGREVLSLAEQIKASASAAEQQKDTARAVAHDLSEVRQGLGALSGSSQTILTSAIEADMAVREAGRGAELVASAAEEQSAAVAEAQRSVQQQSQALGQSEQAARALATLAEDLQGGSSIAGGSEQLGSAAEELSATVQELSGAAGEILIAIDQISRGAQTQAAATQQANAALVQIERNVDQAQGAARQVSDRTQSIMELLGKVQSRVAGIESGLATGETETQASLSLLVSLEDVSRKIEKSIDRIVLVAVQTNMLSVSGSVEAARAGDAGLGFAQVSADIRKLAQEAADYIEGVKDVVRLMQLQIAAVRRDLELVLGIAATEQAKNTAISERLKAIIADIGELARGNDEILNASGLALSATREVQLGTQQIAAAAQEASSAAAASATAAREQSRGAEDLAAAIEEIASLADELQLAGN, via the coding sequence ATGGCGCTGGTGAAGACGACGGACCTCGCGAAGCGGCGGGCCAGCCCGCCGGAACTGCAGCCCGAGCAGGACAAGCCGGTGAGCAGGATCGCCGTTGCGCGGCGGTCGCAGCAGCGTTCGCGCGCGAGGCAGCAAAAGGCCGCCGAGCGCATCGGCGCGGCGACCGAGCAGCTTGCCAGCGGCATGACGCAAGCGGCGGCGGCCTCCGAACAACTGAAGCAGTCGCTCGAGCAGATCGCGGCCGGGGCCGAGGAGGCGGCAGGTGCCGCCCAGCAATCCCTGACGGCGATCGATACGCTCGGTACGACATTCACCCAGGCGCGAGGCCACGCGGAAACGGCACGGCGCAAGACCGATCTCCTGCAGGTGGCCGTGCTTGAAAATGCGGCCCAGATCGATGACGCCGCAAAATCCATCGAAAGCGCCGCGGCCCGGCAGCGGGCGTCGGTCGAGATCATCGGGAAGCTGCTGTCCCAGGCGACAGGCATCGGCGCGACGACGCAGATGGTGGCCGATATCTCCGATCGAACCAATCTGCTTGCGCTCAACGCCGCCATCGAGGCGGCGCGGGCAGGGGATGTCGGCAGGGGCTTTGCAGTCGTTGCCGATGAGGTGCGGGCGCTGGCCGAGACAGCCGAGCGCACGGCGCGTGAAATCGAAGAGCAGGCGGGCACGATCGGGCGCGAAGTCCTCTCCCTTGCGGAACAGATCAAGGCATCTGCGAGCGCCGCCGAGCAGCAGAAGGACACGGCTCGCGCGGTCGCCCATGACCTGTCCGAGGTCCGGCAGGGCCTTGGTGCGCTGTCCGGGAGCAGCCAGACGATCCTGACCTCTGCCATCGAAGCCGATATGGCGGTTCGTGAGGCAGGCCGGGGCGCGGAACTCGTCGCAAGCGCGGCCGAGGAACAATCGGCGGCGGTTGCCGAAGCGCAGAGATCGGTCCAGCAGCAAAGCCAGGCGCTCGGCCAGAGCGAGCAAGCCGCTCGGGCCCTGGCGACGCTCGCCGAGGATCTTCAGGGCGGCAGCTCGATCGCCGGGGGCAGCGAACAACTGGGCTCGGCGGCCGAGGAGCTTTCGGCGACGGTCCAGGAGCTTTCGGGCGCCGCCGGCGAGATCCTGATCGCGATCGACCAGATCAGCCGCGGCGCGCAGACCCAGGCAGCGGCGACGCAGCAGGCGAATGCCGCCCTGGTCCAGATCGAAAGGAACGTCGACCAGGCGCAGGGAGCCGCCCGGCAGGTTTCGGATCGCACGCAGTCGATCATGGAGCTGCTCGGAAAAGTGCAGTCGCGCGTTGCGGGGATCGAGAGCGGCCTCGCGACGGGCGAGACGGAGACACAGGCTTCGCTGAGCCTGCTGGTCTCGCTCGAGGATGTGTCGCGCAAGATCGAGAAGAGCATCGACCGGATCGTTCTCGTCGCGGTCCAGACGAATATGCTGTCGGTCAGCGGATCCGTCGAGGCCGCGCGAGCAGGCGATGCCGGCCTCGGCTTCGCGCAGGTTTCGGCCGATATCCGCAAGCTCGCCCAGGAAGCCGCGGACTATATCGAGGGCGTCAAGGATGTCGTCCGCCTGATGCAGCTTCAGATCGCCGCTGTCCGGCGCGACCTTGAGCTGGTCTTGGGCATCGCCGCCACGGAGCAGGCGAAGAACACCGCCATTTCCGAACGATTGAAGGCGATCATCGCGGATATCGGCGAACTTGCCCGCGGAAACGACGAGATCCTGAACGCCAGCGGGCTTGCCCTGTCGGCGACGCGGGAGGTGCAGCTCGGAACCCAGCAGATCGCCGCTGCAGCGCAGGAGGCAAGCTCGGCTGCCGCAGCGTCCGCGACCGCAGCCAGGGAGCAGTCGCGCGGTGCCGAGGATCTCGCAGCCGCCATCGAAGAGATCGCATCGCTTGCCGACGAACTGCAGCTGGCTGGAAACTGA
- a CDS encoding response regulator: MIATESGSAKPKILIVEDEPLISMMLEEMLLDAGCLVAGNAQNLREALPLAEAADFDLAILDLSLGSESSLPVAEVLARRERPFMFASGYGSTSLPVEHRDRIVLDKPFHFTALVKKLELALPGWVPPADL; this comes from the coding sequence GTGATTGCGACTGAAAGCGGCTCTGCAAAGCCGAAAATCCTCATTGTCGAGGATGAGCCTCTCATCAGCATGATGTTGGAAGAGATGCTGCTCGACGCGGGCTGCCTCGTCGCTGGCAATGCGCAGAACCTCAGGGAGGCGCTTCCCCTGGCCGAGGCAGCAGATTTCGATCTGGCGATACTCGATCTGAGCTTGGGCTCCGAGTCGTCCCTCCCGGTTGCCGAAGTGCTCGCGCGTCGCGAACGGCCCTTCATGTTCGCGTCCGGCTACGGCAGCACGTCGCTGCCGGTCGAGCATCGCGACCGGATCGTTCTCGACAAGCCGTTTCATTTTACGGCCCTGGTCAAGAAGCTGGAACTCGCGCTTCCCGGTTGGGTTCCCCCTGCCGATCTCTGA
- a CDS encoding ABC transporter permease, with product MSWFDRPASDTQITHRSRLWLYGLGVLVLAFLALPTLIVIPMSFSQSQYLEFPPRQWSLRWYEAFFSSQSWMAATATSLKAGICTALVATPVGTLAAYGLHVSRLRFGGVVILALLTPTIVPVILVGVALFYAFVQLKMVNSFLGIVLAHTMLAVPIVMMIVGSALKSFDLDQERVARSLGATRAQAFLQVTMPQIGFAIVTSALLSFLTSFDEVVVSLFVSGGDNSTLTRAMFMALRDQIDPTIAAISTIMIVITSLLLAASQLLGKSGKEG from the coding sequence ATGAGCTGGTTCGATCGCCCCGCCAGCGACACGCAGATCACGCACCGGTCGCGGCTCTGGCTCTACGGGCTCGGCGTGCTGGTGCTCGCCTTCCTGGCCCTGCCGACGCTGATCGTAATCCCGATGTCGTTCTCCCAATCGCAGTACCTGGAGTTTCCGCCGCGGCAATGGTCGCTGCGCTGGTACGAGGCGTTCTTCTCCTCGCAGAGCTGGATGGCGGCGACCGCGACCTCGCTCAAGGCCGGCATCTGCACGGCGCTCGTGGCGACGCCGGTCGGCACGCTTGCGGCCTATGGGCTGCATGTCTCGCGGTTGCGCTTCGGCGGGGTCGTGATCCTGGCGCTGCTGACGCCGACGATCGTTCCGGTCATCCTCGTCGGCGTCGCGCTGTTCTATGCCTTCGTGCAGCTCAAGATGGTCAACTCCTTCCTCGGCATCGTGCTAGCGCACACGATGCTTGCTGTGCCGATCGTGATGATGATCGTCGGCTCGGCCCTGAAGAGTTTCGATCTCGACCAGGAGCGCGTCGCCCGCAGCCTGGGCGCGACGCGGGCGCAGGCCTTCCTCCAGGTGACGATGCCCCAGATCGGCTTCGCCATCGTCACCTCGGCCCTGCTCTCGTTCCTGACCTCCTTCGACGAGGTGGTGGTCTCGCTCTTCGTCTCGGGCGGCGACAACTCGACGCTGACGCGCGCGATGTTCATGGCGCTGCGCGACCAGATCGACCCGACCATCGCGGCGATCTCGACCATCATGATCGTGATCACCTCGCTGCTGCTCGCCGCCTCGCAGCTGCTGGGGAAGTCCGGGAAAGAGGGGTGA